One window of Phalacrocorax carbo chromosome 1, bPhaCar2.1, whole genome shotgun sequence genomic DNA carries:
- the RECQL gene encoding ATP-dependent DNA helicase Q1: MEAVAVLEEVLVSIENELQAVEMQIQELVDKQQELLQKKMRVKSLIKQSSGDLEAGGSKDTETSAEAWNKKDFPWYDKIKTALQSKFKLQKFRSLQLETVNAAMAGKDIFLVMPTGGGKSLCYQLPAVCSDGFTLVICPLISLMEDQLMVLEQLGVSATLLNASSSKEHVKWVHTEMLNRNSQLKLIYVTPEKIAKSKMFMSKLEKAYQAGCLARIAVDEVHCCSQWGHDFRPDYKSLGILKRQFPNAPLIGLTATATNHVLKDAQKILHVQKCITFTASFNRPNLYYEVRHKPSNNEDFIEDIVKMINGRYKGLSGIVYCFSQKDSEQVTVSLQKLGIKAGTYHANMDAKYKTKVHKGWAANQIQVVVATVAFGMGIDKPDVRFVIHHSMSKSMENYYQESGRAGRDDQKADCILYYGFGDIFRISSMVVMENVGQEKLYDMVSYCQNMNTCRRVLIAHHFDEVWDSANCNRMCDNCCRENSSEKIDITGYCRDLIRILEQAENMSEKLTPLKLIDAWSGKGASKFRVAEVTPPKHPREELERIIAHLLLQQYLKEDFSFTAFATISYLKIGPKASLLKNEAHVITIQGITNKKSVYKDKPSQSSNSKASRGNIQTISKTVQDSAVKNSQEHKRPNCGSNLKAKKLKLQAGGDDQPVVLD; this comes from the exons ATGGAAGCTGTTGCAG TGCTAGAGGAGGTACTGGTTTCCATTGAAAATGAGCTGCAAGCAGTGGAAATGCAGATACAGGAGCTTGTGGATAAACAGCAGGAACTCCTTCAAAAGAAGATGAGAGTAAAGAGTCTGATAAAGCAGTCCTCAGGAGACTTGGAGGCAGGTGGGAGTAAAGACACTGAAACCTCAGCCGAGGCATGGAACAAAAAAG ACTTTCCGTGGTATGACAAGATAAAAACTGCACTGCAAAGCAAGTTTAAACTCCAGAAGTTTAGGTCCTTGCAACTTGAAACAGTAAATGCTGCAATGGCAGGAAAGGATATATTTCTTGTCATGCCAACAGGTGGTGGGAAGAGCCTTTGCTATCAGTTACCGGCTGTCTGTTCTGATG GTTTCACACTTGTGATATGTCCTTTGATATCACTTATGGAAGATCAGCTCATGGTTTTGGAACAGCTTGGTGTTTCTGCAACTTTATTAAATGCTTCAAGCAGTAAG gaACATGTGAAGTGGGTTCATACCGAAATGCTAAACAGAAATTCGCAACTGAAGCTCATTTATGTGACCCCGGAGAAGAttgcaaaaagcaaaatgttcatGTCAAAGCTAGAGAAAGCTTATCAAGCAGGGTGTCTTGCTCGCATTGCTGTAGATGAGGTCCATTGCTGTAGTCAATGGGGCCACGACTTCAGGCCTG ACTACAAGTCTCTTGGTATCTTGAAAAGGCAGTTTCCCAATGCTCCCTTGATTGGATTGACAGCAACTGCTACAAATCATGTTTTAAAGGATGCTCAGAAAATTCTGCACGTTCAGAAGTGCATTACCTTTACTGCTTCTTTCAATCGGCCCAATCTTTACTATGAG GTTCGCCATAAACCTTCAAATAATGAAGATTTCATTGAGGATATAGTTAAGATGATTAATGGAAGATACAAAGGACTCTCAG GAATCGTTTACTGTTTTTCTCAGAAGGATTCTGAGCAAGTTACTGTGAGTTTGCAGAAACTGGGAATCAAGGCGGGGACTTACCATGCAAACATGGATGCTAAATATAAGACCAAAGTTCATAAAGGATGGGCAGCGAATCAAATCCAG GTTGTAGTGGCGACTGTTGCTTTTGGCATGGGAATTGATAAACCTGACGTGAGGTTTGTAATTCATCATTCTATGAGCAAATCCATGGAGAACTACTACCAAGAGAGTGGACGTGCAG GTAGAGATGACCAAAAAGCCGACTGCATTTTGTATTATGGTTTTGGAGATATATTCAGAATCAGCTCAATGGTAGTGATGGAAAATGTAGGGCAAGAGAAGCTGTATGACATGGTGTCTTACTGCCAGAATATGAATAC GTGCCGCCGGGTCCTCATAGCCCATCATTTTGATGAAGTATGGGATTCTGCAAACTGCAACAGAATGTGTGATAACTGTTGTAGAGAGAACT CATCTGAGAAAATTGATATAACAGGATACTGCAGGGATCTAATCAGGATACTTGAGCAAGCTGAAAACATGAGTGAGAAGCTCACCCCGCTGAAATTAATTGATGCGTGGTCTGGGAAAGGTGCATCAAAATTCAGGGTGGCTGAAGTTACTCCGCCAAAGCACCCTCGAGAGGAACTGGAGAGAATTATTGCCCATTTACTGCTGCAGCAGTATCTGAA GGAGGACTTCAGCTTCACAGCGTTTGCTACAATATCCTACCTGAAGATAGGACCAAAAGCAAGCCTGCTGAAAAATGAGGCACACGTCATCACTATACAAGggataacaaacaaaaaaagtgtttataaG GACAAACCATCTCAATCTTCGAATTCGAAAGCAAGCAGAGGAAACATTCAGACTATTTCAAAGACTGTCCAAGATTCAGCGGTGAAGAATTCACAGGAACATAAACGGCCTAACTGTGGTTCTAACTTAAAAGCAAAGAAGCTTAAGCTTCAGGCAGGTGGAGATGACCAACCAGTAGTGCTTGACTGA